A region from the Triticum urartu cultivar G1812 chromosome 1, Tu2.1, whole genome shotgun sequence genome encodes:
- the LOC125536065 gene encoding cytochrome P450 89A2-like yields the protein METSLLIAGAVLLLSLVALLRNAAARRRLPPGPPALPLFGNLLWLRNSASDVEPLLLGLFKQYGPIVALRIGSRLSVFVADRHLAHKALVGAGVALADRPRAATSSLLGVTDNIITRANYGPVWRLLRRNLVSETLHPSRVKLFAPARAWVRRVLMEKLREEDTPDVMEAFQYTMFCLLVLMCFGERLDEPAVRAIEEAERAWLLYISRKLTVFFFVPAVTKHLFRDRLRVAHALRMRQRELFVPLIHARREYKRLVGEGRAPAKETTFEHSYVDTLLDVTLPEEGNRPLTDDEIVALCSEFLNAGTDTTSTGLQWIMAELVKNPAVQDRLYEEIKATCGEDGAEEVSEEKMDAATMPYLKAVVLEGLRKHPPGHFVLPHKAAQDMDVGGYLIPKGTTVNFMVAEMGRDEGTWDKAMEFAPERFLEAGDKLAAVDLYGSKGIKMMPFGVGRRICAGLSIAMLHLEYFVANMVKEFEWKEVAGHEVDLAEKREFTTVMANPLRPRLVPRN from the coding sequence ATGGAGACGTCGCTCCTCATCGCCGgcgccgtcctcctcctctccctcgtcGCCCTGCTCCGCAacgccgccgcccgacgccgcctcCCGCCGGGCCCGCCGGCGTTGCCGCTGTTCGGCAACCTGCTCTGGCTGCGCAACTCGGCGTCCGACGTGGAGCCCCTCCTCCTGGGCCTCTTCAAGCAGTACGGCCCCATCGTGGCGCTCCGGATCGGGTCGCGGCTGTCCGTCTTCGTGGCCGACCGGCACCTCGCGCACAAGGCCCTCGTGGGCGCCGGCGTGGCGCTGGCCGACCGCCCGCGCGCCGCCACCAGCTCGCTCCTCGGCGTCACGGACAACATCATCACCCGCGCCAACTACGGGCCCGTGTGGCGCCTCCTGCGCCGCAACCTCGTCTCCGAGACGCTCCACCCCAGCCGCGTCAAGCTGTTCGCGCCGGCGCGCGCCTGGGTGCGCCGCGTGCTCATGGAGAAGCTGCGGGAGGAGGACACGCCCGACGTCATGGAGGCGTTCCAGTACACCATGTTCTGCCTGCTCGTGCTCATGTGCTTCGGCGAGCGCCTGGACGAGCCCGCGGTGCGCGCCATCGAGGAGGCCGAGCGCGCCTGGCTGCTCTACATCTCCAGGAAGCTCACCGTCTTCTTCTTCGTCCCGGCCGTCACCAAGCACCTCTTCCGCGACCGCCTCCGCGTCGCGCACGCCCTGCGGATGCGCCAGAGGGAGCTCTTCGTGCCGCTCATCCATGCGCGGCGGGAGTACAAGCGGCTGGTCGGCGAGGGCCGGGCGCCGGCCAAGGAGACCACGTTCGAGCACTCGTACGTGGACACGCTGCTCGACGTCACGCTCCCCGAGGAGGGCAACCGCCCGCTCACCGACGACGAGATCGTGGCGCTCTGCTCCGAGTTCCTCAACGCCGGCACCGACACCACCTCCACGGGGCTGCAGTGGATCATGGCGGAGCTGGTCAAGAACCCGGCCGTGCAGGACAGGCTCTACGAGGAGATCAAGGCCACCTGCGGGGAGGACGGCGCGGAGGAGGTCTCcgaggagaagatggacgcggccACCATGCCGTACCTCAAGGCGGTGGTCCTGGAGGGCCTGCGCAAGCACCCGCCGGGGCACTTCGTGCTGCCGCACAAGGCGGCGCAGGACATGGACGTGGGCGGGTACCTGATCCCCAAGGGCACGACGGTGAACTTCATGGTGGCGGAGATGGGCCGGGACGAGGGGACGTGGGACAAGGCCATGGAGTTCGCGCCGGAGCGGTTCCTGGAGGCCGGCGACAAGCTGGCGGCGGTGGACCTGTACGGCAGCAAGGGGATCAAGATGATGCCGTTCGGCGTGGGGCGGAGGATCTGCGCGGGGCTGAGCATCGCCATGCTGCACCTCGAGTACTTCGTGGCCAACATGGTCAAGGAGTTCGAGTGGAAGGAGGTGGCCGGCCACGAGGTGGACTTGGCCGAGAAGCGCGAGTTCACCACCGTCATGGCCAACCCGCTGCGCCCGCGCCTTGTGCCCAGGAACTGA
- the LOC125536071 gene encoding uncharacterized protein LOC125536071 has product MPLLLQRLVAAVAAAAPLRRYLCTAVPRPPWAMVNSQAALDASGAPSQSARALVDLNTTPCVSHLSVPARLVAPHGDDMGSLVGIVRGASCDGLLLLDFIDARHRPLWPHEFAAARGGVEPEGELFVCNPLSGQLVRLPAPGMDVPKMGSTSFGLLTQSQGSHGPPDRYAVAQLSKSSRGGGGCRRVVRRFLSETGEWDERPLVGELEMDPGRSMMINHEVLALGDRLWWLDVAWGACSVDPFSDRPERRFAELPRSSVLPVSDSPTLSRYRRMGVSGGKLRYVQVSHGHKHDKWCVILSFSLDDETYSWALDHSAQITDRHDPCYVQIAAIDPFNANLVYLQHGSAVIAMDLAKGEEIWRGYLAKEFVFQKLLHCSLLVPCVLPTWLATSHIPSAGTLSSNKADCKRKTLADMLVRIDKC; this is encoded by the exons ATGCCGCTCCTGCTCCAGCGcctcgtcgccgccgtcgccgccgcggCCCCCCTCCGCCGCTACCTCTGCACGGCGGTCCCACGCCCTCCCTGGGCCATGGTGAACAGCCAGGCGGCGCTGGACGCGTCAGGGGCGCCGTCGCAGAGCGCGCGCGCGCTCGTCGACCTCAACACCACCCCCTGCGTCTCCCACCTCTCCGTCCCCGCTCGCCTCGTCGCCCCCCACGGCGACGACATGGGTTCCCTCGTGGGCATCGTCCGCGGCGCCAGCTGcgacggcctcctcctcctcgacttCATCGACGCCCGCCACCGCCCCTTGTGGCCACACGAGTTCGCCGCGGCCCGCGGCGGCGTGGAACCGGAGGGCGAGCTCTTCGTCTGCAACCCTCTCAGCGGGCAGCTGGTCCGCCTCCCGGCCCCGGGCATGGATGTCCCCAAAATGGGAAGTACCTCTTTCGGCCTGCTCACCCAATCTCAAGGCTCACACGGCCCGCCTGACAGGTACGCCGTCGCTCAGCTCAGCAAAAGCAGTCGCGGGGGAGGGGGGTGCCGCAGGGTCGTGCGCCGGTTTCTGTCCGAGACAGGGGAGTGGGACGAGCGGCCGCTGGTCGGGGAGTTGGAGATGGATCCTGGGCGGAGCATGATGATCAACCATGAGGTGCTGGCGTTGGGCGACCGGCTGTGGTGGTTGGACGTGGCCTGGGGCGCCTGCTCCGTCGACCCCTTCAGCGACCGGCCGGAGCGCCGCTTCGCCGAGCTGCCGCGCTCCAGCGTGCTGCCTGTTTCTGATTCCCCGACGCTGAGCAGGTACCGGCGCATGGGGGTCAGCGGCGGGAAGCTGCGTTACGTCCAAGTGTCCCATGGACACAAGCACGACAAGTGGTGCGTGATCCTTTCCTTTTCGCTGGATGACGAGACCTACAGCTGGGCGCTGGATCATTCAGCTCAAATTACAGATCGGCACGACCCTTGCTATGTTCAAATTGCTGCCATAGACCCATTCAATGCCAACCTTGTGTACCTCCAACATGGTAGCGCTGTTATTGCCATGGACCTGGCTAAGGGGGAGGAGATTTGGAGGGGTTACCTGGCCAAGGAATTCGTCTTTCAGAAGTTGCTCCACTGTAGTCTTCTTGTTCCGTGCGTGCTCCCAACATGGCTTGCCACAAGCCATATCCCTTCTGCAG GAACCCTTTCAAGCAACAAGGCCGATTGCAAAAGGAAGACTTTGGCAGACATGCTGGTTCGCATAGACAAATGCTAG
- the LOC125536081 gene encoding uncharacterized protein LOC125536081 has product MCTNQTPLPSFPSPYRLSPPRHHRQIARGRAKPSPLSTPVSAPRSKMLRRVAGAVAAPLRRSLCTAASRSHPPWALTYRMAPLGAPSPGARPSLDLHQPPRVSQLSVPAHLADGMDLAAVSIQAASCDGLLLLDFAGTLRGDRDYGDSLPAVAAFAAAYEPGVRRFVCNPLSGELFRLPLPNMDAEKITMPFGLLTQSDASHGPPDRFVVAQLCLRERDGQRVVRRFLSETGEWDEPPLFVPAEAPGWRAMPLHEVVAFGDRLWWLEPYFGVFSVDPFSDRPEHGFVALPRPLPNFDMEVQPELYRLLGVSEGKLRYVELTIKEPFMLYSFSLDDEGSSWKLTHEMRMHLVLPDKSTPRLDQLPWISAIDPFNANILYFQHGEIISALDLAEGERIGRSAFPRDIKSLYHGFVPLVLPPWLPSAAEGTLSSKTTNCTSKTLADIWFVLTKTGEIDAS; this is encoded by the exons ATGTGCACCAACCAAACCCCCCTTCCTTCTTTCCCTTCCCCGTACCGTCTCTCTCCACCACGGCACCACAGACAGATCGCTCGCGGCCGCGCAAAACCCTCCCCCCTCTCCACTCCAGTCTCCGCCCCCAGAAGCAAAATGCTCCGACGCGTCGCCGGCGCCGTCGCGGCGCCCCTCCGACGCTCCCTCTGCACGGCGGCCTCGCGCTCGCACCCTCCCTGGGCCCTCACCTACAGGATGGCGCCGCTGGGCGCGCCGTCGCCGGGCGCGCGCCCGTCCTTGGACCTCCACCAGCCCCCCCGCGTCTCCCAGCTCTCCGTCCCCGCCCACCTGGCCGACGGCATGGACTTGGCCGCCGTAAGCATCCAGGCCGCCAGCTGTgacggcctcctcctcctcgacttCGCCGGCACCCTCCGCGGTGACCGCGACTACGGCGACAGCCTGCCCGCAGTGGCCGCTTTTGCCGCCGCCTACGAACCGGGCGTCAGGCGCTTCGTCTGCAACCCCCTCAGCGGCGAGCTGTTCCGCCTCCCGCTCCCCAACATGGACGCCGAGAAGATaaccatgcccttcggcctgctCACCCAATCCGACGCCTCCCACGGCCCGCCTGACAGGTTCGTGGTCGCCCAACTCTGCCTCCGGGAAAGGGACGGCCAAAGGGTCGTGCGCCGATTTCTGTCCGAAACAGGGGAGTGGGACGAGCCGCCGCTGTTCGTCCCGGCCGAGGCCCCGGGTTGGCGCGCCATGCCCCTCCACGAGGTGGTGGCGTTCGGGGACCGGCTGTGGTGGCTCGAGCCTTACTTTGGCGTCTTCTCTGTCGACCCATTCAGTGACCGGCCGGAGCACGGCTTCGTCGCGCTGCCGCGCCCGCTGCCCAACTTCGACATGGAGGTGCAGCCAGAACTGTACCGGCTCTTGGGTGTCAGCGAGGGGAAACTGCGCTATGTCGAATTGACCATCAAAGAGCCGTTTATGCTCTACTCCTTCTCGCTCGACGATGAGGGATCCTCCTGGAAGCTAACACATGAGATGAGAATGCACCTGGTGTTGCCTGACAAGTCTACACCACGGTTAGACCAACTGCCGTGGATTTCTGCAATTGATCCATTCAATGCCAACATATTGTACTTCCAACATGGTGAAATTATTAGTGCCCTCGACTTGGCTGAGGGGGAAAGGATTGGGAGGAGTGCTTTTCCACGCGACATCAAATCTCTGTACCACGGCTTTGTGCCCCTAGTACTCCCACCATGGCTCCCCAGCGCAG CTGAAGGAACACTTTCGAGCAAGACAACCAATTGCACAAGCAAGACTTTGGCAGACATATGGTTCGTGTTGACAAAGACCGGAGAAATTGATGCCAGCTAA